In Apium graveolens cultivar Ventura chromosome 10, ASM990537v1, whole genome shotgun sequence, the following are encoded in one genomic region:
- the LOC141690421 gene encoding uncharacterized protein LOC141690421 — MHMCHLETIRQHDNESLSAYMHRFQEAINKVSNFDECEALSIFRRNLDPEHNERYIVELINKEPQSLAAAYSMASRFIKETDVLQAMRMTRNGGSRSKNTDDQPKGVYHHNKKFKQSNQSQEKQTTPVFQRLGPKQESNSDPGPAKQPREPKQERDWTPLNMTREEILKEVKEKPFYYPTKPMQTPPESRPYNRQCDYHETRGHKTENCLSLKYFIEDQVRKGNMNKYLVRDSNNRGEAQKRGKNVLNVVLGGCHSPPRSPDFGEEVLSIQSLPDLVISFSSKDYEGVNPHHNAALVVTLDIFDNEVRRMLIDNGSSVNIPSSTQ, encoded by the coding sequence atgcacatgtgtcacctggagacAATACGACAGCATGACAATGAGTCCCTATCTGCATACATGCAccggttccaggaagcaatcaacaaAGTATCAAACTTTGACGAGTGCGAAGCTCTCAGCATCTTCAGGAGAAATTTGGATCCGGAGCACAATGAAAGATACATAGTGGAGCTAATCAATAAGGAGCCGCAAAGTCTGGCAGCAGCTTACTCCATGGCTTCCAGATTCATAAAGGAAACAGATGTGCTTCAGGCAATGAGGATGACCCGGAATGGGGGGTCCAGGAGTAAAAACACTGATGACCAACCGAAAGGGGTTTACCATCACAATAAGAAGTTCAAGCAAAGCAACCAAAGCCAAGAAAAACAAACTACTCCGGTATTCCAGAGACTTGGTCCTAAGCAGGAGTCAAACAGTGATCCAGGACCCGCGAAGCAACCCCGGGAGCCAAAGCAGGAGCGggactggactcctctcaacatgaccCGTGAGGAAATCTTGAAAGAGGTAAAAGAAAAGCCTTTCTATTATCCTACGAAACCAATGCAAACCCCTCcggagagcaggccttacaataGGCAGTGTGATTATCATGAGACTCGTGGCCACAAGACCGAGAACtgcttatcactcaagtacttcattgaggACCAAGTGAGGAAAGGAAACATGAACAAGTACTTAGTCCGGGACAGCAACAACAGGGGGGAAGCACAGAAGAGAGGGAAGAATGTACTCAATGTAGTCCTAGGAGGCTGCCACTCCCCACCTCGGAGCCCGGACTTTGGCGAAGAAGTGCTCTCAATCCAGTCACTCCCAGAcctggtgatatccttcagcagcaaggactacGAAGGAGTCAACCCTCATCATAATGCAGCTTTGGTCGTCACTCTGGATatctttgataatgaagtaagaagaatgctcatagacaatggttcCTCAGTAAATATTCCTTCAAGCACACAGTAG